The proteins below come from a single Borreliella afzelii genomic window:
- the priA gene encoding replication restart helicase PriA, with amino-acid sequence MVEHPNSSYYYEIAINIPLNKLFFYRFNLNLEIGIRVMVDFNGSNKIGIIIKKYFENEFKENFEFKIKDIIKIIDKTKIITEHNIDLAHWISKKTFSGFGETLFFGLPKNSKSKKNQILPSINEYSYLDHKKCLQLNNEQQNIYKEIIGSEKTNVFYLFGIPGSGKTEIFIKLCEYYLTLEQQVLFLIPEISLGYQIIKRIKYALNNMHHKIYEYNSKVSNSNKNLIWNKVKNGESLVVIGIKSVLMLPFTKLKLIIMDEEHETTYKSENIPRFHSRHISFFLQKKFNAKFIMGSATPSLEAYYAMKHNQIKKIIMQNKFSQNKIEDIKIINMKKEPSTISSELLYSIQKSLNEKRQSLIFINKRGYLKNLECNECGHVICCPNCSFSLIYYKKENKLSCHYCSYKTNTANHCPQCKSKDIKYKTYGIQLVEKELRKFLPNAKIARIDSDITKIENINSINKFENKEIDILIGTQIIAKGFNFENIKTLGIINADIGIGLPDFRSSERIFTTLSQIMGRVARFKDDNTIIIQTKNPNYYAIKYAYKNQYEQFYEQELDIRKKLNYPPFNKIIRIVFRSKNEKSVKQKCWEFFEKSKEFLQEGIEHLGPSEAIMKKISKNYRYNIIYLSKSYSLLEKLVNKTREKVKITNAVYIEIDYYPISLI; translated from the coding sequence ATGGTTGAACATCCTAATTCAAGTTATTACTATGAAATTGCAATAAATATTCCTTTAAATAAACTTTTTTTTTACAGGTTCAATTTGAATCTAGAAATTGGAATAAGAGTAATGGTTGATTTTAATGGCTCTAATAAAATTGGAATAATTATTAAAAAATATTTTGAAAACGAATTTAAAGAAAATTTTGAATTTAAAATAAAAGACATTATTAAAATAATAGATAAAACCAAAATAATAACAGAACATAACATTGATTTAGCACATTGGATTAGTAAAAAAACATTTTCGGGATTTGGAGAAACTTTATTCTTTGGGTTGCCCAAAAATTCAAAATCTAAAAAAAATCAAATATTGCCTTCAATAAATGAGTATTCGTATCTGGATCATAAAAAGTGCCTTCAACTAAACAACGAACAACAAAATATTTACAAAGAAATCATTGGATCAGAAAAAACTAATGTTTTTTACCTTTTTGGAATACCTGGATCTGGAAAAACTGAAATATTTATCAAATTGTGTGAATACTACTTAACACTAGAACAACAAGTACTTTTCTTGATTCCTGAAATATCATTAGGATATCAAATAATAAAAAGAATAAAATATGCATTAAATAATATGCACCATAAAATTTATGAATATAACTCTAAAGTTTCAAATTCTAATAAAAATTTAATATGGAATAAAGTCAAAAATGGAGAAAGCTTGGTTGTTATTGGCATTAAAAGTGTACTAATGCTACCTTTTACAAAATTAAAATTAATAATTATGGACGAAGAACACGAAACTACATACAAATCTGAAAATATTCCAAGATTTCACTCAAGACACATATCATTTTTTTTGCAAAAAAAATTTAATGCTAAATTTATAATGGGAAGCGCAACACCTTCTCTTGAAGCATACTACGCAATGAAACATAATCAAATAAAAAAAATTATAATGCAAAACAAATTCTCTCAAAACAAAATAGAAGATATAAAAATAATAAATATGAAAAAAGAACCTAGCACAATTTCATCAGAACTATTATACAGTATACAAAAAAGTTTAAATGAAAAAAGACAATCTTTAATTTTCATTAATAAAAGAGGATACCTAAAAAATCTCGAATGCAACGAATGCGGGCATGTAATTTGTTGCCCAAATTGCTCATTTAGTCTAATTTACTACAAAAAAGAAAACAAACTTTCATGTCACTATTGTAGCTATAAAACAAATACAGCAAACCATTGTCCTCAATGCAAATCAAAAGACATTAAATACAAAACTTATGGAATTCAACTTGTTGAAAAAGAGTTAAGAAAATTTTTGCCAAATGCAAAAATTGCAAGAATAGATTCTGATATTACAAAAATAGAAAATATAAATTCAATAAATAAGTTTGAAAACAAAGAAATAGACATACTTATCGGGACACAAATCATTGCAAAAGGATTCAATTTTGAAAATATAAAAACACTGGGTATAATCAACGCAGACATTGGAATAGGATTACCTGACTTTAGAAGCAGCGAAAGAATTTTTACAACACTCTCACAAATTATGGGAAGAGTTGCAAGATTTAAAGATGATAACACAATTATCATACAAACAAAAAATCCTAATTATTATGCCATAAAATATGCTTATAAGAATCAATATGAACAATTTTACGAACAAGAACTAGATATACGAAAAAAATTAAACTACCCTCCGTTTAACAAAATTATTAGAATAGTATTTAGAAGCAAAAATGAAAAATCTGTTAAACAAAAATGCTGGGAATTTTTTGAAAAATCTAAAGAATTTTTGCAAGAAGGAATTGAGCACTTAGGACCATCAGAAGCTATTATGAAAAAAATATCTAAAAATTACAGATACAATATAATATACCTGTCAAAGTCCTATAGCTTACTTGAAAAATTAGTTAACAAAACAAGAGAAAAGGTGAAAATAACAAATGCTGTTTATATTGAAATAGATTATTATCCAATATCATTAATTTAG
- a CDS encoding rhodanese-like domain-containing protein, which translates to MNYVKFIVLVVLLFFYIWFFIVLRMKRINLFLLEKIKNGAKILDIRSPKEYSKSHYVKSINIPFNNLFAKKDKLGDFESQIIVYGKSFNKSYEAKKVLKSMGFKNVFVAGTLKDMPQMKEKEVD; encoded by the coding sequence ATGAATTATGTAAAATTTATAGTATTGGTTGTTCTTCTTTTTTTTTATATTTGGTTTTTTATTGTTCTTAGAATGAAAAGGATTAATCTGTTTTTATTGGAAAAAATCAAAAATGGAGCAAAAATTTTAGATATTCGATCTCCCAAAGAATATAGTAAGTCTCATTATGTGAAATCAATTAACATTCCTTTTAATAATTTGTTTGCTAAAAAGGATAAATTGGGTGATTTTGAATCCCAAATAATTGTTTATGGTAAAAGTTTTAATAAGTCTTACGAGGCTAAAAAAGTTCTAAAAAGTATGGGATTTAAGAATGTATTTGTGGCTGGTACTTTGAAAGATATGCCACAAATGAAAGAAAAAGAAGTTGATTGA
- a CDS encoding diphosphate--fructose-6-phosphate 1-phosphotransferase, producing the protein MNTSLFQQERQKYIPKLPNILKKDFKNISLVYGEKTEAIQDRQALKEFFKNTYGLPVVSFAEGESNLSFSKALNIGIILSGGPAPGGHNVISGVFDAVKKFNANSKLFGFKGGPLGLLENDKIELTESLVNSYRNTGGFDIVSSGRTKIETEEHYNKALLVAKENNLNAIIIIGGDDSNTNAAILAEYFKKKGENIQVIGVPKTIDADLKNDHIEISFGFDSATKIYSEMIGNLCRDAMSTKKYWHFVKLMGRSASHVALECALKTHPNICIVSEEVLAKKKTLSEIVDEIVFVILKRSLNGDNFGIVIVPEGVIEFIPEVKSLMLELCNIFDKNESEFKGLNVEKMKEVFVAKLSDYMKEVYLSLPLFIQFELVKSILERDPHGNFNVSRVPTEKLLIEMVQSRLSDMKKRGEYKGSFIPVDHFFGYEGRSAFPSNFDSDYCYSLGYNAVVLILNGFTGYMSCIRNLNLKPTDWIAGGVPLTMLMNMEERYGVQKPVIKKALVDLEGRPFKEFVENRDKWALNNLYLYPGPVQYFGSSEIVDEITETLKLELLK; encoded by the coding sequence ATGAATACTTCTCTTTTTCAGCAAGAAAGGCAAAAGTATATTCCCAAGTTGCCAAATATTTTAAAAAAAGATTTTAAGAATATTAGTTTAGTTTATGGAGAAAAGACTGAAGCAATTCAAGATAGACAGGCTTTGAAGGAATTTTTTAAGAATACTTATGGGCTGCCAGTTGTAAGTTTTGCCGAGGGCGAGTCCAATTTATCTTTTTCAAAAGCTTTAAATATTGGAATTATTCTTTCTGGAGGACCTGCTCCTGGGGGGCATAATGTTATATCTGGTGTTTTTGACGCAGTAAAAAAATTTAATGCAAATTCAAAGCTTTTCGGATTTAAGGGGGGCCCTTTAGGTCTGTTAGAGAATGACAAAATTGAACTTACTGAGAGTTTGGTAAATTCTTATAGAAATACTGGGGGCTTTGACATTGTATCTTCTGGAAGAACAAAAATAGAAACAGAAGAGCATTATAACAAAGCCTTATTAGTTGCAAAAGAAAACAATCTTAATGCAATTATTATTATTGGTGGTGATGATTCGAATACCAATGCTGCTATTCTTGCAGAGTATTTTAAAAAGAAAGGAGAGAATATTCAGGTTATTGGAGTCCCAAAGACAATTGATGCTGATCTTAAAAATGATCATATTGAAATTTCATTTGGGTTTGATTCTGCTACAAAAATTTATTCTGAAATGATAGGCAATTTGTGTCGAGATGCTATGTCAACTAAAAAATATTGGCATTTTGTCAAACTTATGGGTAGAAGTGCATCTCATGTTGCTTTGGAATGTGCTTTAAAAACTCATCCAAACATTTGTATTGTGTCTGAAGAGGTTTTGGCCAAAAAGAAAACTTTGTCTGAGATTGTTGATGAAATAGTGTTTGTTATTTTAAAGAGATCTTTAAATGGGGATAATTTTGGAATAGTTATAGTTCCTGAAGGCGTAATTGAGTTTATTCCAGAAGTTAAGTCTTTAATGCTTGAATTGTGCAATATTTTTGATAAAAATGAGAGCGAGTTTAAGGGACTTAATGTTGAAAAGATGAAAGAAGTTTTTGTTGCCAAGCTTAGTGATTATATGAAGGAAGTTTATTTGTCTTTGCCTTTGTTTATTCAATTTGAACTTGTAAAATCAATTTTAGAAAGAGATCCTCATGGGAATTTTAATGTTTCAAGAGTTCCTACTGAAAAATTGTTGATTGAAATGGTTCAATCAAGATTAAGTGATATGAAAAAAAGGGGAGAATATAAAGGAAGCTTTATTCCAGTTGATCATTTCTTTGGCTATGAAGGTAGAAGTGCTTTTCCTTCTAATTTTGATAGTGATTATTGTTATAGTTTGGGGTATAATGCTGTTGTTCTTATTTTAAATGGTTTTACAGGCTATATGTCTTGTATAAGAAATTTAAATTTAAAACCAACGGATTGGATTGCAGGAGGAGTGCCTTTAACAATGTTGATGAACATGGAAGAGAGATATGGGGTGCAAAAGCCTGTTATAAAAAAAGCTTTAGTTGATTTAGAAGGAAGACCATTTAAAGAGTTTGTTGAAAATCGTGATAAGTGGGCTTTAAATAATTTGTATTTATATCCAGGTCCTGTACAGTATTTTGGTTCTTCTGAGATTGTTGATGAAATAACTGAAACTTTAAAGTTAGAATTACTGAAGTAG
- the queA gene encoding tRNA preQ1(34) S-adenosylmethionine ribosyltransferase-isomerase QueA yields MKTKEFHFNLPYSLIAQYPSEKRGSSRLMVLDPKLQKIYHENSVNNILKYINSDTFIVFNNSKVRKSRMYAESEMGSNVEFLILDRIGTDLFTALISKSKKQIVGNVYKFPEGLMGKILSKNSSEIVLKFNDDVREDYFEKHGFVPIPPYIKRDYDKIDEDRYQTIYSKYVGSAASATAGLHFSRDLFSAFEKNNIEYDFITLHVGLGTFLPVRSKKVEEHNMHFETFLIKDCVANRLENAKFLGKKVLSIGTTTLRALESSYDNKLKKFKTGQQSTNLFIYPGKNYCFKFVDMLFTNFHTPQSTLLMLVSAFAGKDFVFSSYEEGINKGYKFFSYGDAMLVLNHI; encoded by the coding sequence ATGAAAACCAAAGAGTTTCATTTTAATTTACCCTATTCTTTAATAGCTCAATATCCAAGTGAAAAAAGAGGATCTTCAAGGCTAATGGTGCTAGATCCTAAATTGCAGAAAATTTATCATGAAAATTCTGTAAACAATATTTTAAAATATATAAATAGCGATACTTTTATTGTTTTTAACAACTCAAAAGTTAGAAAATCAAGAATGTATGCAGAATCAGAGATGGGTAGTAATGTTGAATTTTTAATTTTAGATAGAATTGGCACTGATTTGTTTACTGCATTGATTTCTAAGTCTAAAAAGCAAATTGTTGGCAATGTTTACAAATTTCCTGAAGGATTAATGGGTAAAATTTTGTCAAAAAATAGTAGTGAGATTGTTTTAAAATTTAATGATGATGTTAGGGAAGATTATTTTGAAAAACATGGTTTTGTTCCCATACCTCCTTACATTAAAAGAGATTATGACAAAATAGATGAAGATCGATATCAAACTATTTATTCTAAATATGTTGGGTCTGCAGCTTCTGCAACCGCAGGATTGCATTTTAGTAGGGATTTATTTTCTGCTTTTGAAAAGAACAATATTGAATATGATTTTATTACTCTTCATGTGGGTCTTGGCACTTTTCTTCCTGTAAGATCAAAAAAGGTTGAAGAACATAATATGCATTTTGAAACTTTTTTAATAAAAGATTGTGTGGCTAATAGATTGGAGAATGCGAAATTTCTTGGTAAAAAAGTTTTATCAATCGGTACTACAACGCTTAGGGCCCTGGAGTCATCTTATGATAATAAACTTAAGAAGTTTAAAACAGGCCAGCAAAGTACAAATCTTTTTATTTATCCGGGTAAAAACTATTGTTTTAAGTTTGTCGACATGCTTTTTACAAATTTTCACACACCACAATCTACTCTTTTGATGTTAGTCTCTGCGTTTGCAGGCAAAGATTTTGTGTTTAGCTCTTATGAAGAAGGAATAAATAAAGGTTATAAATTTTTTTCTTATGGTGATGCTATGTTAGTTTTAAATCATATATAG
- a CDS encoding PQQ-dependent sugar dehydrogenase → MKNQFLNSYFQLITTIFLISSITIAAEETTNSLKVPNGFKVEIFLNNKIEKPRGITSDQDGNIFIGSKSNFAYFATKDKKIYTIAKTLKTPIGIAYWDNKLYISSVDKIYVVKNVKEEINKSIRSSKDYTWEMQVFSPLPKNTSQMHSGRYIKVDPINNKLIVNIGSQHNAKIPPQKEAILLSIDLKTKKEDIIAFGVRNSVGFDFHPISNEIYFSDNGQDGLGDNIPPDEINLIIKDKEHFGFPYVFGKNQKNHNFYNKAPKNTKFSPSIYELPAHVAPLGIHFYKGNNFPKEYINKLFIAEHGSWNRSSPVGYKITTLDIDPKTRIAKNYKDFLYGFLKPDNSKFGRPVDIITYYDGSILFSDDFGNKIYRVYYEKI, encoded by the coding sequence ATGAAAAATCAATTTTTAAATAGCTATTTTCAATTAATTACAACTATTTTTTTAATCTCATCTATAACTATAGCAGCAGAAGAAACAACAAACTCACTAAAAGTTCCAAATGGATTTAAAGTCGAAATTTTTTTAAACAATAAAATTGAAAAACCAAGAGGAATTACAAGCGATCAAGATGGAAACATATTCATAGGATCTAAGAGTAACTTTGCATATTTTGCAACAAAAGACAAAAAAATTTATACAATAGCAAAAACCTTAAAAACCCCTATTGGTATTGCTTATTGGGACAATAAATTATATATATCTTCTGTCGATAAAATATATGTAGTTAAAAATGTAAAAGAAGAAATTAATAAAAGCATAAGATCAAGCAAAGACTATACATGGGAAATGCAAGTTTTTTCACCTTTGCCAAAAAACACTTCCCAAATGCACTCTGGGCGCTATATTAAAGTGGATCCTATAAATAACAAATTAATAGTAAACATAGGATCCCAACATAATGCTAAAATTCCCCCACAAAAAGAAGCAATACTTCTCAGCATCGATTTAAAAACAAAAAAAGAAGACATAATAGCTTTTGGAGTAAGAAACTCAGTTGGGTTTGATTTTCATCCAATTAGCAATGAAATATATTTTAGCGACAATGGCCAAGACGGATTAGGAGACAACATTCCTCCAGATGAAATAAACCTAATAATAAAAGATAAAGAACATTTTGGATTCCCCTATGTGTTTGGGAAAAACCAAAAAAATCACAATTTTTATAACAAAGCACCCAAAAACACTAAATTTAGTCCATCTATTTATGAACTTCCTGCACATGTAGCTCCACTTGGAATACACTTTTACAAAGGAAATAACTTTCCAAAAGAATATATAAATAAATTATTCATAGCAGAACATGGTTCATGGAACAGATCCTCTCCTGTTGGATACAAAATAACCACACTAGACATTGATCCTAAAACCAGAATAGCAAAAAATTACAAGGATTTTTTATATGGATTTTTAAAGCCCGATAACTCTAAATTTGGACGCCCTGTTGATATAATCACATATTATGACGGTTCAATTCTTTTTTCAGATGATTTTGGAAATAAAATCTACAGAGTCTACTACGAAAAGATTTAA
- a CDS encoding RluA family pseudouridine synthase, producing the protein MIRLKKEFTVKENALRLDLYLSNNLEFFTRSQIKKRNVEAFKKSNGEFFKIKLSKPVFKDDEMLIEFDEESSQIDYLRPNNISIDIIYEDSNIIVLNKPQGILSHPGISHWDNTVVNFLLYHIKGLKINFNEEKIRPGIVHRLDKDTSGILICAKNISTVRFLAQQFKDRRTNKVYIAIVKGNFNSFFGSIESFIDRDKYNRKKFSVSKDRGKKALTEYKLLLNFGGYSLLALKPKTGRTHQLRVHMKYLNFPILGDEVYGRVDGSFKKITLMLHSYKLEIDVGKNSFKKFISEFPKRFVIFLSNFYKSDELNLIIDNLVLFLKDF; encoded by the coding sequence ATGATAAGACTTAAGAAAGAATTTACTGTTAAAGAAAATGCTTTAAGATTGGATCTTTACTTATCAAATAATTTGGAATTTTTTACTAGAAGTCAGATTAAAAAAAGAAATGTAGAAGCGTTCAAAAAGAGTAATGGAGAATTTTTTAAGATAAAATTATCTAAGCCTGTTTTTAAGGATGATGAAATGCTTATTGAATTTGACGAAGAGAGTAGTCAAATTGATTATCTTAGGCCTAATAATATTTCTATTGATATAATTTATGAAGATTCTAATATTATTGTTCTGAATAAACCACAAGGAATTTTAAGTCATCCTGGAATATCGCATTGGGATAATACTGTTGTAAATTTTCTTTTATACCATATAAAAGGATTAAAAATTAATTTTAATGAAGAAAAAATTAGACCCGGAATTGTTCATAGATTAGACAAAGATACCTCTGGGATTTTAATTTGTGCAAAAAACATTAGCACTGTGAGGTTTTTGGCCCAGCAGTTTAAAGATAGAAGGACAAATAAAGTCTACATTGCAATTGTTAAGGGCAATTTTAATAGTTTTTTTGGAAGTATTGAATCTTTTATAGATAGAGATAAATATAATAGAAAAAAATTTAGTGTTTCTAAAGATAGAGGTAAAAAAGCGTTAACAGAATATAAATTGTTGCTCAATTTTGGAGGATATTCTCTTTTAGCTTTAAAGCCTAAAACTGGTCGTACGCATCAATTGAGAGTTCATATGAAATATCTTAATTTTCCAATATTGGGAGATGAGGTGTATGGCAGAGTAGATGGCAGTTTTAAAAAAATAACTTTAATGCTTCATTCTTATAAGCTTGAAATTGATGTTGGAAAAAATTCTTTTAAGAAATTCATTTCTGAATTTCCCAAAAGATTTGTTATTTTTTTGTCAAATTTTTATAAGAGCGATGAATTGAATTTGATTATTGATAATTTGGTTCTCTTCTTAAAAGATTTTTAA
- the ruvA gene encoding Holliday junction branch migration protein RuvA yields MINKIYGKVIEKKESSLVLMTAVFEFELLVSAFCLANFKLLDKVELFTYLYTKENELKLFGFLNSDERETFKSLIGVSGIGPRAALRVLSNIRYNEFKDAIDREDIELIAKIKGIGKKMAGKMFLHLQGKLLINNELESSLFRFKELEESIVSMGFDRKIVNSKLKEAFNLVEFSNLKDSEKEQFLFKEVLKRMSN; encoded by the coding sequence ATGATAAATAAGATTTATGGTAAAGTTATAGAAAAAAAAGAATCTAGTTTGGTTTTAATGACGGCTGTTTTTGAATTTGAGCTTTTAGTTAGTGCATTTTGCCTTGCTAATTTTAAGTTGTTAGACAAAGTTGAACTGTTTACCTATCTTTATACGAAAGAAAATGAATTAAAACTTTTTGGATTTTTGAATTCAGATGAAAGAGAGACTTTTAAAAGTCTTATTGGAGTAAGTGGAATAGGCCCAAGGGCTGCTTTAAGAGTGCTTTCTAATATAAGGTATAATGAGTTTAAGGACGCTATTGATAGAGAAGATATTGAGCTTATTGCTAAAATCAAAGGTATTGGCAAAAAAATGGCTGGTAAAATGTTTTTACATCTTCAGGGTAAGCTTTTGATTAATAATGAGCTTGAATCTAGTCTTTTTAGATTTAAAGAATTAGAAGAATCGATTGTTAGTATGGGATTTGACAGAAAAATTGTTAATAGTAAGCTTAAGGAGGCTTTCAATCTGGTTGAATTTTCAAATTTAAAAGACTCTGAAAAGGAACAGTTTTTATTTAAGGAGGTTTTAAAAAGAATGTCAAATTAA
- a CDS encoding YitT family protein, with the protein MKKKKKIRCRRIKKKLKLLFIILAKKLKTIAKNPKLIFDSTMQIALGSALMAISTNVLYIPHGLLSGGIGGISLMLHYLLSFNLGWTIFALNIPLFLIGIKFLNITFIIQSWISMGLYSIIINYSQFLQNKIHLNDMMLVSILAGLISGLGLGLIFKGKGSSGGSDIIAMIIKEKYSISIGTTNFIVNLVVLMLATFFFNIEIALYTLIASFVTSIMTDKTSTGFGNQKAILIISDKGKEIAYLLTNKLKLAATLIGGKGAWAGTEKTIVFIVVPIMRLSRIKYISQKVDPNCFITVINTNEITGGKIITNSISLKQEKQEILN; encoded by the coding sequence ATGAAAAAGAAAAAAAAGATACGTTGTCGTAGAATTAAAAAAAAACTCAAACTATTATTCATTATACTAGCGAAAAAATTAAAAACCATAGCTAAAAATCCCAAGTTAATATTTGACAGCACAATGCAAATAGCTTTGGGGTCTGCACTAATGGCAATTTCTACAAATGTTTTATATATTCCTCACGGACTTCTTAGTGGAGGAATTGGGGGCATTTCATTAATGCTTCATTACCTGTTAAGCTTCAATTTAGGATGGACAATATTTGCATTAAACATCCCATTATTTCTTATTGGAATAAAATTTTTAAATATAACATTCATCATTCAAAGCTGGATTTCAATGGGATTATATTCTATTATCATAAACTACTCCCAGTTTTTACAAAATAAAATACATCTTAATGACATGATGCTTGTATCAATATTAGCTGGACTTATTTCTGGACTTGGGCTTGGACTAATATTTAAAGGTAAAGGATCTTCAGGGGGATCAGATATAATTGCGATGATCATTAAAGAAAAATATTCAATTAGTATTGGAACAACAAACTTTATAGTTAATTTAGTAGTATTAATGCTTGCAACATTTTTCTTTAATATTGAAATCGCCCTTTATACACTAATAGCATCATTTGTAACATCTATCATGACAGACAAAACAAGCACTGGATTTGGCAATCAAAAAGCGATATTAATCATTTCGGATAAAGGAAAAGAAATTGCTTATCTTCTTACAAACAAGTTAAAATTAGCTGCTACGTTAATAGGCGGGAAAGGAGCTTGGGCAGGAACAGAAAAAACTATAGTATTTATAGTAGTTCCAATAATGCGTTTATCAAGAATTAAGTATATATCACAAAAAGTTGATCCAAATTGTTTCATTACTGTTATTAACACTAATGAAATTACTGGGGGCAAAATAATAACTAATTCAATCTCATTAAAACAAGAAAAACAAGAAATTTTAAATTAA
- the udk gene encoding uridine kinase, translating to MAKIIGISGGSGSGKTTVVSKISEFIPEFVLISQDNYYKSVGDYEYEFSKVNFDHPDAFDNNLFYEHLKNLKKNSPIDMPLYDFINHKRQLKTVLVVPTPVIIVEGIMIFVEERVRNLIDLKIYIDTPNDIRFIRRLRRDISKRGRTLESVIDQYLNTTRWGYYRFIEPTKEYADLIIPEGGHNDKALYVLSTFLKSLSKEGGLDFI from the coding sequence ATGGCTAAGATTATTGGGATATCTGGCGGTTCTGGAAGCGGAAAAACTACAGTTGTAAGCAAGATTAGTGAGTTTATTCCGGAGTTTGTCCTTATTTCTCAAGATAATTACTATAAAAGTGTGGGTGATTATGAATATGAATTTTCTAAGGTAAATTTCGATCATCCTGATGCTTTTGATAATAATTTGTTTTATGAACATTTGAAAAATTTAAAAAAAAATAGCCCAATAGATATGCCCCTTTACGACTTTATTAATCATAAAAGGCAGCTTAAAACGGTTTTGGTTGTTCCAACTCCTGTTATTATTGTTGAGGGTATTATGATTTTTGTTGAAGAGAGGGTAAGAAATTTAATAGATCTCAAAATATATATTGACACCCCAAATGATATTAGATTTATTAGGCGGTTAAGAAGAGATATTTCTAAAAGAGGACGTACTTTAGAGTCGGTTATTGATCAATATTTAAACACCACTAGATGGGGTTATTATAGGTTTATTGAGCCTACCAAAGAATATGCTGATCTTATTATTCCTGAGGGAGGCCACAATGATAAAGCGCTTTATGTACTTTCAACTTTTCTTAAGTCTTTAAGTAAAGAAGGAGGGCTAGATTTTATCTAA
- the ruvB gene encoding Holliday junction branch migration DNA helicase RuvB: MKDENSINFLSSNENYLYDKSENELRPKVFEDFKGQANVKETLSIFIRASKERDEALDHVFLSGPPGLGKTTLASIIAFEMNASIKITSAPAFDKPKDIIGILTGLDEKSVLFIDEIHRLRPIIEEMLCIAMEDYELDWVIGQGANARTVRMPLPKFTLIGATTKPGKVTSPLYARFGITARFELYSEIELVEIIKRNSIILNIEIEEDAAFLLARSSRGTPRIANRLLRRIRDIAQVTGSLVVTSDIVAIGLEMLRIDGEGLDEQDRNILRSLILKFNGGPVGVDTLAISVGETADSLEDFYEPYLIMKGFISRTHRGRKATEFAYLHLNLEMKEDNLNENQRVSF, encoded by the coding sequence ATGAAAGATGAAAATAGTATAAACTTTTTAAGTTCTAATGAAAATTATTTATATGATAAGAGTGAAAATGAGCTTAGGCCTAAAGTTTTTGAAGATTTTAAAGGTCAGGCTAATGTTAAAGAAACCCTTAGTATTTTTATAAGAGCTTCTAAAGAGAGGGATGAAGCTTTAGATCATGTTTTTTTAAGTGGTCCACCAGGACTTGGAAAAACTACTCTTGCAAGTATTATTGCTTTTGAGATGAATGCTTCGATTAAGATTACCTCAGCTCCGGCTTTTGACAAACCGAAAGATATTATTGGAATTTTAACAGGTCTTGATGAGAAGAGTGTTTTGTTTATTGATGAAATACATAGACTTAGACCAATAATAGAAGAAATGCTTTGTATTGCCATGGAGGATTATGAGCTAGATTGGGTAATCGGGCAAGGAGCTAATGCAAGAACTGTTCGAATGCCACTTCCAAAATTCACATTGATTGGAGCTACTACTAAACCAGGAAAAGTAACATCTCCACTTTATGCGAGATTTGGAATTACTGCAAGATTTGAACTTTACAGCGAAATAGAGCTTGTTGAGATAATAAAGAGAAATTCTATTATTTTAAATATTGAAATAGAAGAGGATGCTGCTTTTCTTCTTGCAAGAAGTTCAAGAGGAACTCCTCGTATAGCAAATAGATTGCTAAGACGAATAAGGGATATTGCTCAGGTAACTGGAAGTTTGGTTGTTACAAGTGACATTGTTGCAATTGGGCTTGAGATGCTTAGAATTGATGGAGAAGGTCTAGATGAACAAGATAGAAATATTTTAAGAAGTTTAATATTGAAATTTAATGGAGGGCCTGTAGGTGTTGATACCTTGGCTATTTCTGTGGGAGAAACAGCAGATTCTCTTGAAGACTTTTATGAACCTTATTTAATTATGAAAGGATTTATTAGCAGAACTCACAGAGGTCGTAAAGCTACTGAGTTTGCGTATCTTCACTTAAACTTAGAGATGAAAGAGGACAATCTTAATGAAAACCAAAGAGTTTCATTTTAA